A part of Melittangium boletus DSM 14713 genomic DNA contains:
- a CDS encoding Ig-like domain-containing protein: protein MKKLFTPFVAVSVVLFGSACQKVEKIAVTPSKVALSEAGQTAQLAPQALTGEGEPVQKATFEFASSDGQVATVDPLGKVTAVKSGSATITVKSAEVSATTPVEVVIPSTLVLQGAPLTLTGLGSEGALTAEVKDDAGRTVPDAKVELSSADANVVAVEGNTLKAKAVGTTTVTATSGALKQTAEVTVKLPDVDTVAFTETVPATLKVGESAALAVVAKGTDGASIQGVSFTFTTSDEKIATVDAEGKVQAVKPGSVTIKAEGGSKAAETKLTIKK from the coding sequence ATGAAGAAACTGTTCACGCCGTTCGTGGCCGTGTCCGTCGTCCTGTTCGGGTCCGCCTGCCAGAAGGTGGAGAAGATCGCGGTGACGCCGTCGAAGGTGGCGCTGTCCGAGGCGGGCCAGACGGCCCAGCTGGCGCCCCAGGCGCTCACCGGAGAAGGCGAGCCCGTGCAGAAGGCGACGTTCGAGTTCGCTTCCAGCGACGGGCAGGTCGCCACCGTGGATCCCCTGGGCAAGGTGACCGCGGTGAAGAGCGGCTCGGCCACCATCACCGTGAAGTCCGCCGAGGTGAGCGCCACCACGCCCGTGGAGGTGGTCATCCCCTCCACCCTCGTGCTGCAGGGCGCGCCGCTGACACTCACGGGCCTGGGCTCCGAGGGCGCGCTCACCGCCGAGGTGAAGGACGACGCGGGCCGCACCGTGCCGGACGCGAAGGTGGAGCTCTCCAGCGCCGACGCCAACGTGGTGGCGGTGGAGGGCAACACCCTCAAGGCCAAGGCCGTGGGCACCACCACCGTGACGGCGACCTCCGGTGCGCTCAAGCAGACCGCCGAGGTGACCGTGAAGCTGCCGGACGTGGACACGGTGGCCTTCACCGAGACCGTGCCCGCCACGCTCAAGGTGGGGGAGAGCGCGGCGCTCGCGGTGGTGGCCAAGGGCACCGATGGCGCCTCCATCCAGGGCGTGTCCTTCACCTTCACCACCAGCGACGAGAAGATCGCGACCGTGGATGCCGAGGGCAAGGTGCAGGCCGTGAAGCCCGGCTCGGTCACCATCAAGGCCGAGGGCGGAAGCAAGGCCGCCGAGACGAAGCTCACCATCAAGAAGTAG
- a CDS encoding carboxypeptidase regulatory-like domain-containing protein, which yields MKLRTLGLTVLGTVGLTALTACKKDEAPAAPAATPPAPGIKAEHLPADVPLPQDEDAPAPKGGGSVQGIVTFKGKPPAPKPIVPDSDPNCDGMDLEDRPVQVTDGKLANVLVRIQGEIPGQAKPPPGTMVVVDQNRCMYKPRVQGAVIGQPLVLMNSDSTLHNVRGMAGAKQLFNVTQPPLKTKEAMPPTDAEIIRLKCDIHPWMTAWVVMSPNAFFTTTQEDGAFTLEGLPPGTYTLEAWHETLGTRTARVTVKEGEQTPASFEFAAATK from the coding sequence ATGAAGCTGCGTACGCTGGGCCTGACGGTGCTCGGGACCGTGGGGCTCACCGCCCTGACGGCCTGCAAGAAGGACGAGGCGCCCGCCGCCCCGGCCGCGACGCCCCCGGCCCCGGGCATCAAGGCCGAGCACCTGCCCGCCGACGTGCCCCTGCCCCAGGACGAGGACGCCCCGGCCCCCAAGGGCGGCGGCTCCGTCCAGGGCATCGTCACCTTCAAGGGCAAGCCGCCCGCCCCGAAGCCCATCGTTCCGGACTCGGACCCCAACTGCGATGGCATGGACCTGGAGGATCGGCCCGTCCAGGTGACGGACGGCAAGCTGGCCAACGTGCTGGTGCGCATCCAGGGAGAGATTCCCGGACAGGCGAAGCCGCCCCCCGGCACCATGGTGGTGGTGGACCAGAACCGCTGCATGTACAAGCCGCGCGTCCAGGGCGCCGTCATCGGCCAGCCGCTCGTGTTGATGAACAGCGACAGCACGCTGCACAACGTGCGGGGCATGGCTGGGGCCAAGCAGCTCTTCAACGTCACCCAGCCGCCGCTCAAGACGAAGGAGGCCATGCCGCCCACGGACGCGGAGATCATCCGCCTCAAGTGCGACATCCACCCGTGGATGACCGCCTGGGTGGTGATGAGCCCCAATGCCTTCTTCACCACCACGCAGGAGGATGGCGCCTTCACGCTCGAGGGCCTGCCTCCGGGGACGTACACCCTCGAGGCCTGGCATGAGACGCTGGGCACGCGGACGGCGCGGGTGACGGTGAAGGAGGGCGAGCAAACCCCGGCGTCCTTCGAGTTCGCGGCGGCCACGAAGTAG